The following proteins come from a genomic window of Chlamydiales bacterium:
- a CDS encoding KamA family radical SAM protein yields the protein MSWQKILRQNITSLEELSAFIDLKFPEDKNFNFPINLPLRLAKKIEKGNPDDPILRQFVPSCKEKDIDPLYLADPVGDQQARCAPKNLKKYQQRMLILTTQACGMHCRYCFRQNFPYTKQQGFVEEISQIKADKSLREVILSGGDPLSLNDKLLNNLITDLSHIPHLKRLRFHTRFPIGIPERITPTFLQILSHCSLQIWFVIHSNHPRELDSDVLKAVKSIQCMGIPVLNQSVLLHGVNDTIEVLQEHCEKLVDHGIQPYYLHQLDRIQGARHFEVKKAKGLDLIKQLREQISGYAVPAYVQEIANEKSKTLIN from the coding sequence ATGAGCTGGCAAAAAATTCTTCGGCAAAATATTACCTCTTTAGAAGAGCTTTCAGCATTTATAGATCTAAAATTCCCTGAGGATAAAAACTTTAATTTTCCTATCAATCTCCCATTACGGCTCGCAAAAAAAATTGAAAAAGGAAACCCTGATGACCCAATTTTAAGACAATTTGTTCCTTCCTGTAAGGAAAAAGATATAGATCCATTGTATTTAGCTGATCCTGTCGGTGATCAACAGGCTAGATGTGCTCCAAAAAATTTAAAAAAATATCAACAGCGGATGCTCATACTTACCACTCAAGCCTGTGGAATGCATTGCCGCTATTGCTTTCGACAAAATTTCCCTTATACTAAACAACAAGGATTTGTAGAAGAGATCAGTCAGATCAAAGCTGATAAGAGTTTAAGGGAAGTCATTCTTAGTGGTGGAGATCCTCTATCTTTAAATGATAAATTATTAAATAATTTAATCACTGATCTTTCTCATATTCCACACCTCAAACGGTTGAGATTCCATACCCGTTTTCCTATTGGGATCCCTGAACGTATTACCCCTACATTTTTGCAAATATTATCTCATTGCTCTTTACAAATCTGGTTTGTTATCCACTCTAATCATCCTCGTGAGCTCGATTCTGATGTATTAAAAGCTGTAAAATCTATTCAATGTATGGGAATTCCAGTACTCAACCAATCTGTTTTGCTTCATGGGGTGAATGATACTATTGAAGTTTTGCAAGAACATTGTGAAAAGCTTGTCGATCATGGTATTCAGCCCTACTATTTACATCAGCTTGATCGGATTCAAGGAGCAAGACATTTTGAAGTGAAAAAAGCAAAAGGCCTTGATCTAATTAAACAACTTAGAGAACAAATTTCAGGGTACGCTGTGCCAGCTTATGTCCAAGAAATCGCCAATGAAAAATCTAAAACTTTAATTAATTAA